In Falco biarmicus isolate bFalBia1 chromosome 5, bFalBia1.pri, whole genome shotgun sequence, a single genomic region encodes these proteins:
- the LOC130150482 gene encoding histone H4 — protein MSGRGKGGKGLGKGGAKRHRKVLRDNIQGITKPAIRRLARRGGVKRISGLIYEETRGVLKVFLENVIRDAVTYTEHAKRKTVTAMDVVYALKRQGRTLYGFGG, from the coding sequence atgtctGGCAGAGGCAAGGGCGGGAAGGGGCTCGGCAAAGGGGGCGCCAAGCGCCACCGCAAGGTGCTGCGCGACAACATCCAGGGCATCACCAAGCCGGCCATCCGGCGCctggcgcggcgcggcggcgtGAAGCGCATCTCGGGGCTCATCTACGAGGAGACGCGCGGCGTGCTGAAGGTCTTCCTGGAGAACGTGATCCGCGACGCCGTCACCTACACCGAGCACGCCAAGCGCAAGACGGTCACGGCCATGGACGTGGTGTACGCTCTCAAGCGCCAGGGGCGCACCCTCTA